A part of bacterium genomic DNA contains:
- a CDS encoding cobalamin B12-binding domain-containing protein encodes MTTPQRVRVLMAKVGLDGHDRGVKVVARALRDAGFEVVYTGLHRTPEEVAVAAVQEDVDVIGVSILSGAHMALVPPLLASLSARDAADIRVLIGGVIPAADRARLCELGVAAVFDQDATTDAIIDWIRRHARGAPG; translated from the coding sequence GTGACGACTCCGCAGCGCGTTCGGGTGCTGATGGCGAAAGTGGGGCTCGACGGCCACGACCGCGGCGTGAAGGTCGTGGCCCGGGCGCTGCGGGACGCCGGGTTCGAAGTCGTCTACACCGGCCTGCACCGGACGCCGGAGGAGGTGGCGGTCGCCGCGGTCCAGGAGGACGTGGACGTGATCGGCGTGAGCATCCTTTCCGGCGCGCATATGGCGCTGGTCCCGCCGCTGCTCGCGTCGCTCTCCGCCCGCGACGCGGCGGACATCCGCGTCCTCATCGGCGGCGTGATCCCCGCAGCCGACCGCGCGCGGCTCTGCGAGCTCGGCGTGGCCGCCGTCTTCGACCAGGACGCAACGACCGACGCGATCATCGACTGGATCCGGCGGCACGCGCGCGGGGCCCCCGGATGA
- a CDS encoding AMP-binding protein → MSRDAGASRRLVPSGGAAGLPPSRGWPPVYDDDYLPDPGARYWFPDRETMPPAERDALITVRLRAIVRWAWDRSPFYREKWTQAGVHPDHLRRLEDLHRFPVVTKAELRAEQAAHPPAGRYLCVDRADVARVHGTSGTTGKPTVFLIGRDDWRRIANAHARVMWGMGLRPGDTLFIASFFSLYIGSWGALAGGERLRAACFPFGAGQPGQTLMAVRWLRETRPAAFYGTPSYALHLAEVAASEHVDPGEFGLRVMFFSGEPGAGVPATRRKIEQIFGAACLDTGSMAEMTPWMSNGECASRSGMHLWQDIVYCEVCDPRTHRPVPYGGEGTPVYTHLERTSQPMIRLVSGDLTRWTDEPCDCGRTYPRLPRGIYGRLDDMCVIRGANIYPSAIEDALRAIDGFGGEFQMVISRDRAMDELVVRAEYSPDVAHRAAGAPGILGALRDRMTARLTAVLGIRPIVRCEPPGTLPRTEFKARRVVDNRSLYEETVAAAGTDRS, encoded by the coding sequence ATGAGCCGCGACGCCGGCGCATCCCGCCGGCTAGTCCCCTCTGGGGGCGCCGCCGGCCTGCCCCCGTCCAGGGGCTGGCCGCCGGTCTACGACGACGACTACCTGCCGGACCCCGGGGCGCGGTACTGGTTTCCGGACCGCGAGACGATGCCGCCGGCCGAGCGCGACGCGCTGATTACGGTCAGGCTGCGGGCGATCGTCCGCTGGGCCTGGGATCGCTCGCCGTTCTACCGGGAGAAGTGGACCCAGGCCGGCGTGCACCCGGATCACCTCCGGCGGCTTGAGGACCTCCACCGCTTCCCGGTCGTGACGAAGGCCGAGTTGCGGGCGGAGCAGGCCGCGCATCCCCCCGCCGGACGGTACCTGTGCGTCGACCGCGCGGACGTCGCCCGCGTGCACGGGACCTCCGGCACCACCGGCAAACCGACGGTCTTTCTGATCGGCCGCGACGATTGGCGGCGCATCGCGAACGCGCACGCCCGCGTGATGTGGGGGATGGGCCTCCGGCCCGGCGATACCCTCTTCATCGCGTCGTTCTTCAGCCTCTACATCGGCAGCTGGGGGGCGCTCGCGGGCGGGGAACGGCTGCGCGCAGCGTGCTTCCCCTTCGGCGCCGGGCAGCCGGGGCAGACGCTCATGGCCGTGCGATGGCTGCGCGAGACCAGGCCGGCCGCGTTCTACGGCACCCCGTCCTACGCGCTGCACCTGGCCGAAGTCGCCGCCTCGGAGCACGTCGACCCGGGCGAGTTCGGGCTGCGCGTGATGTTCTTCTCCGGCGAGCCCGGCGCCGGCGTCCCCGCGACGCGGCGGAAGATCGAGCAGATCTTCGGCGCGGCGTGCCTCGACACCGGCAGCATGGCCGAGATGACGCCGTGGATGAGCAACGGCGAGTGCGCGTCCCGCTCCGGGATGCACCTCTGGCAGGACATCGTGTACTGCGAAGTCTGCGACCCGCGGACCCACCGGCCGGTCCCCTACGGCGGCGAGGGCACCCCCGTTTACACGCACCTCGAGCGGACATCCCAGCCGATGATCCGCCTCGTCTCCGGGGACCTGACCCGCTGGACCGACGAGCCGTGCGACTGCGGCCGCACGTATCCGCGGCTGCCGCGCGGCATCTACGGACGCCTCGACGACATGTGCGTCATCCGGGGCGCCAACATCTACCCGAGCGCCATCGAAGACGCGCTGCGCGCGATCGACGGATTCGGCGGGGAGTTCCAGATGGTGATCAGCCGCGACCGCGCGATGGACGAACTCGTCGTGCGGGCCGAATACAGCCCGGATGTCGCGCACCGGGCAGCCGGCGCCCCGGGCATCCTCGGCGCCCTGCGGGACCGCATGACGGCGCGGCTGACGGCGGTCCTCGGCATCCGGCCGATCGTCCGGTGCGAGCCGCCCGGGACGTTGCCGCGCACCGAGTTCAAAGCGCGGCGCGTGGTCGACAACCGCTCGCTGTACGAGGAGACCGTCGCCGCCG